A single genomic interval of Mycolicibacterium holsaticum DSM 44478 = JCM 12374 harbors:
- a CDS encoding alpha/beta fold hydrolase codes for MVTVDGFSVPVDVSGPEKGSVVLLLCAAHHAPTAYDAVCQRLHTASLRTIIVGADPRLTAKSVIGILDTLGVKWALLVGDRVGGELAWELAATRLDRFIGLVVIDRGHPCVADASGAVRDEHCPPVELNTTALVSSPAARAVARASQRYVYGDYRMVDLLGRRNNDDATAQLAAEIVMRSSTW; via the coding sequence ATGGTCACCGTCGACGGGTTCAGCGTGCCCGTCGACGTGTCCGGGCCCGAGAAGGGCTCGGTCGTCCTGCTGTTGTGCGCTGCCCACCACGCACCCACGGCGTACGACGCGGTGTGTCAGCGGTTGCACACCGCGTCGCTGCGGACCATCATCGTCGGCGCCGACCCCCGGCTGACCGCCAAATCGGTGATCGGCATCCTCGACACGCTCGGCGTGAAGTGGGCGCTGTTGGTGGGGGACCGGGTCGGCGGGGAGTTGGCGTGGGAGCTTGCCGCGACCCGGCTGGACCGGTTCATCGGGTTGGTGGTGATCGACCGCGGCCACCCGTGCGTCGCCGACGCGTCCGGGGCGGTGCGCGACGAGCACTGTCCGCCGGTGGAACTCAACACCACGGCCCTGGTGAGCTCGCCGGCCGCGCGCGCGGTCGCGCGGGCCAGTCAGCGCTATGTGTACGGCGACTACCGGATGGTGGATCTGCTGGGCCGGCGCAACAACGACGACGCGACCGCGCAACTGGCCGCCGAGATCGTGATGCGCTCGAGCACCTGGTAG
- a CDS encoding cobyric acid synthase yields the protein MSGALLVAGTTSDAGKSMVVAGLCRLLSRKGIRVAPFKAQNMSNNSAVTVDGGEIGRAQAVQARAAGLAPHTRFNPILLKPGGDRTSQLVVRGQVTDTVSARDYFTHRERLAGIVADELQGLQSEFDAVICEGAGSPAEINLRATDLTNMGLARAANLPVIVVGDIDRGGLLAHLYGTVAVLDADDQRLIAGFVVNKFRGDPALLAPGLDQLQQLTGRPTYGVIPYADGLWLDTEDSVSVLAQQVLGDPQPPRGEQWLRVAALRLPRISNSTDVEALACEPGVLVRWVADPADLADADVIVIPGSKSTVTDLDWLRGRGLAEPIRAHADAGKPVLGVCGGFQMLCRRIDDPVESGAGDTSGLGLLDADIVFAPDKILRHHEFPLHGYEIHHGRLTRCAEEDWQPGGTAVGVRRAMVFGTHWHGLLDNNEVRRQWLSEAAAAAGRPAFVVADDVDVRARRDAQLDVMADLLAVHLDVDAVLDLLDGGPPPRPTITAGLTP from the coding sequence ATGAGCGGCGCGCTGCTGGTCGCCGGCACCACATCGGATGCCGGCAAGTCGATGGTGGTCGCCGGGCTGTGCCGGTTGTTGTCGCGCAAGGGCATCCGGGTCGCGCCGTTCAAGGCGCAGAACATGTCCAACAACTCGGCGGTCACCGTCGACGGCGGTGAGATCGGGCGGGCCCAGGCGGTGCAGGCCCGCGCGGCCGGGTTGGCCCCCCACACCCGGTTCAACCCGATCCTGCTCAAGCCCGGGGGCGACCGCACCTCACAGCTGGTGGTGCGCGGTCAGGTCACCGACACCGTCAGCGCCCGCGACTACTTCACCCACCGCGAACGCCTCGCAGGAATAGTGGCCGACGAACTACAGGGGCTGCAAAGCGAATTCGACGCCGTGATCTGCGAAGGCGCCGGCTCCCCGGCCGAAATCAACCTGCGGGCAACCGATCTGACCAACATGGGGCTGGCCAGAGCGGCGAACCTGCCGGTCATCGTGGTCGGGGACATCGACCGCGGCGGGCTGCTGGCCCACCTGTACGGCACGGTCGCGGTGCTCGACGCCGACGACCAACGGCTCATCGCCGGCTTCGTCGTCAACAAGTTCCGCGGCGACCCGGCGCTGCTGGCGCCGGGTCTGGATCAGTTGCAGCAGTTGACCGGTCGGCCCACCTACGGCGTCATACCCTATGCCGACGGGCTGTGGCTGGACACCGAGGACTCGGTCTCCGTGCTGGCACAGCAGGTCCTCGGAGATCCGCAGCCCCCACGTGGCGAGCAGTGGCTACGGGTGGCCGCGCTCCGGTTGCCGCGCATCTCCAACTCCACCGACGTCGAAGCGTTGGCGTGTGAGCCTGGCGTGCTGGTGCGCTGGGTCGCCGACCCCGCCGACCTGGCCGACGCCGATGTGATCGTGATCCCCGGAAGCAAATCCACCGTCACCGACCTGGATTGGCTGCGCGGGCGCGGGCTGGCCGAGCCCATCCGCGCGCACGCCGACGCGGGCAAGCCGGTGCTCGGTGTGTGCGGTGGCTTTCAGATGCTGTGCCGGCGCATCGACGATCCGGTGGAGTCTGGCGCCGGCGACACCAGCGGCTTGGGCCTGCTCGACGCCGACATCGTGTTCGCCCCGGACAAGATTCTGCGCCACCATGAGTTCCCGCTGCACGGCTACGAGATCCACCATGGCCGGCTCACCCGGTGCGCCGAGGAGGACTGGCAACCCGGGGGCACCGCCGTCGGCGTCCGGCGCGCGATGGTGTTCGGCACCCACTGGCACGGGCTGCTCGACAACAACGAGGTGCGGCGGCAATGGCTTTCGGAAGCGGCCGCGGCCGCGGGCCGGCCGGCCTTCGTGGTCGCCGACGACGTCGACGTCCGTGCGCGCCGCGACGCCCAACTCGACGTGATGGCCGATCTGCTGGCCGTCCACCTCGACGTGGACGCGGTGCTGGACCTGCTCGACGGTGGCCCACCGCCGCGGCCGACGATCACCGCGGGGCTGACACCGTGA
- the map gene encoding type I methionyl aminopeptidase, producing the protein MPVRTALSPGVVSPTLPVPKHIARPEYVGKQTAREGSEPWVQTPEVIDKMRIAGRIAAGALAEAGKAVAPGVTTDELDRIAHEYMVDHGAYPSTLGYKGYPKSCCTSLNEIICHGIPDSTVIEDGDIVNIDVTAYIHGVHGDTNATFLAGDVSEEHRLLVERTHEATMRAIKAVKPGRQLSVVGRVIESYANRFGYNVVRDFTGHGIGTTFHNGLVVLHYDQPAVETVLEPGMTFTIEPMINLGGLDYEIWDDDWTVATKDKKWTAQFEHTLVVTDDGADILTQL; encoded by the coding sequence ATGCCTGTTCGCACCGCCCTTAGCCCCGGCGTGGTGTCACCGACCCTGCCGGTGCCCAAGCACATCGCCCGCCCGGAGTACGTGGGCAAGCAGACGGCGCGCGAGGGCAGCGAACCGTGGGTGCAGACCCCCGAGGTGATCGACAAGATGCGCATCGCCGGCCGGATCGCCGCCGGTGCGCTGGCCGAGGCAGGCAAGGCCGTCGCGCCCGGTGTCACCACCGACGAACTGGACCGCATCGCCCACGAATACATGGTCGACCACGGCGCCTACCCCTCCACGCTGGGCTACAAGGGCTATCCGAAGTCGTGCTGCACGTCGCTCAACGAGATCATCTGCCACGGCATCCCGGACTCGACGGTGATCGAGGACGGCGACATCGTCAACATCGACGTCACCGCCTACATCCACGGTGTGCACGGCGACACCAACGCCACCTTCCTGGCCGGCGACGTCTCCGAGGAACACCGGTTGCTCGTCGAACGCACCCACGAGGCCACGATGCGCGCCATCAAGGCCGTCAAACCGGGACGCCAGCTGTCGGTCGTCGGCCGCGTCATCGAGTCGTATGCAAACCGGTTCGGCTACAACGTGGTTCGCGACTTCACCGGACACGGCATCGGCACCACGTTTCACAACGGGCTGGTGGTGTTGCACTACGACCAGCCCGCGGTGGAGACGGTGCTGGAACCGGGGATGACGTTCACCATCGAACCGATGATCAACCTCGGCGGGCTGGACTACGAGATCTGGGATGACGACTGGACCGTCGCCACCAAGGACAAGAAGTGGACCGCACAGTTCGAGCACACCCTGGTGGTCACCGACGACGGCGCCGACATCCTGACCCAGCTGTGA
- a CDS encoding nuclear transport factor 2 family protein produces the protein MTIDEVDEQFATRFAERFADAWRSPDLAKHEAMWAEDIVLSQPMMGTLRGKQACPAGWDRLVRIGSQLFRR, from the coding sequence ATGACGATCGACGAGGTTGACGAGCAGTTCGCGACCAGGTTCGCCGAGCGCTTCGCCGATGCCTGGCGCAGTCCCGACCTGGCCAAACACGAGGCGATGTGGGCGGAGGACATCGTGCTGAGCCAGCCGATGATGGGCACGCTGCGCGGCAAGCAGGCCTGCCCGGCCGGCTGGGACCGGCTGGTGCGCATCGGATCGCAGCTGTTTCGGCGCTAA
- a CDS encoding DUF1707 SHOCT-like domain-containing protein produces the protein MTGIDDHAFMRVSDADRNGTLRRLHNAVALGLIDIDEFEERSAAVSRARLHSDLDALVDDLPGPGAIVTSAADRVELRGVLGSLRRQGEWTVPTRLALHRRMGSIDLDLTRARFAGPMIVVELDLKFGGLDLRLPEGASASIDDVEVVVGTAHDHRKDAPAEGRPHVVLTGKVVCGSVDIRGPRKPWRFGPFDR, from the coding sequence ATGACAGGGATCGACGACCACGCGTTCATGCGGGTATCCGACGCCGACCGCAACGGCACGCTGCGGCGGCTGCACAACGCCGTCGCGCTGGGCCTGATCGACATCGACGAGTTCGAGGAGCGTTCGGCGGCGGTGTCGCGGGCGCGGCTGCACTCCGACCTCGACGCGCTCGTCGACGACCTGCCCGGCCCCGGTGCGATCGTCACGTCGGCCGCCGACCGGGTGGAGCTGCGCGGGGTGCTCGGCTCGCTCAGACGCCAGGGCGAGTGGACGGTGCCGACCCGGCTGGCGCTGCACCGCAGGATGGGCTCCATCGATCTCGACCTGACCAGGGCCCGGTTCGCCGGCCCGATGATCGTCGTCGAACTCGACCTCAAGTTCGGTGGGCTGGACCTGCGGCTGCCCGAGGGCGCCAGCGCGTCGATCGACGACGTCGAGGTGGTCGTCGGCACCGCCCACGACCACCGCAAGGATGCGCCCGCCGAGGGCAGGCCGCACGTCGTGCTCACCGGCAAGGTGGTGTGCGGATCGGTGGACATCCGCGGGCCGCGCAAGCCGTGGCGGTTCGGCCCGTTCGACCGTTAG
- a CDS encoding penicillin-binding transpeptidase domain-containing protein, translating into MATSVSRVANALAVAALIVGLSACTPRPSGPEPTAEEFFSALATGDTTTAAEFADHPAEARQALNEAWAGLQATHLDAQILGSKYTEDTGSITYRYTWHLPKDRTWTYDGRLNMVRDEGRWKVRWSATGLHPSLGENQSFTLRADQPPRASVIERSGTEVLLPGYRYSYSLDAKAAGDALMPTARAVADALRPFDNTMDPQRLAELASSSKTPLHLIILRQADHDRVAGAIAARPGVVITPQAALLPTDETFAPAIINQVRTAVQGELDGQAGWRVVTVNQNGVDVDVLHEVPGQPAPSIRISIDRTVQNAAQQAVNTTGKQAMIVAIKPSTGEILAVAQNTAADAEGLIATTGLYPPGSTFKMITAGAAIERDMATPNTLLPCPGTIDIGHRTVPNYGGFDLGTVPMSRAFASSCNTTFAELASRMPPRGLTNAAAKYGIGADFEIEGLNTVTGSVPPTVNLAERTEDGFGQGKVVASPFGMALAAATVAAGKTPVPQLIQGRQTVVHGEMEPIGDKILDGLRPMMRLVVTNGTAEDLQGAGDVRGKTGEAEFAGGSHSWFAGYRGDLAFAALIVGGGSSEYAVRMLKGMLDGLPPDYQA; encoded by the coding sequence ATGGCAACTTCAGTCTCACGAGTAGCGAATGCGCTCGCGGTCGCTGCGCTGATCGTCGGCCTCAGCGCGTGCACCCCCAGACCGAGCGGGCCCGAGCCGACCGCCGAGGAGTTCTTCTCCGCGCTGGCCACCGGCGACACCACGACGGCCGCCGAGTTCGCCGATCACCCCGCCGAGGCGCGTCAAGCGCTCAACGAAGCGTGGGCCGGGCTGCAGGCTACCCACCTGGACGCGCAGATCCTGGGCTCCAAGTACACCGAGGACACCGGCAGCATCACCTATCGCTACACCTGGCACCTGCCCAAGGACCGGACCTGGACCTACGACGGTCGGCTCAACATGGTCCGCGACGAGGGCCGCTGGAAGGTGCGTTGGAGTGCCACCGGGCTGCACCCGTCACTGGGCGAGAACCAGAGCTTCACGCTGCGCGCCGATCAGCCGCCACGCGCATCGGTCATCGAGCGCAGCGGCACCGAGGTGCTGTTGCCCGGATACCGGTACAGCTACTCGCTGGACGCCAAGGCCGCCGGGGACGCGTTGATGCCGACGGCGCGCGCGGTCGCCGACGCGCTGCGGCCCTTCGACAACACCATGGACCCGCAACGGCTCGCCGAGCTGGCCAGCTCATCGAAAACACCGCTGCACCTGATCATCCTGCGCCAGGCCGACCATGACCGGGTAGCAGGCGCCATCGCCGCGCGCCCGGGCGTGGTGATCACCCCGCAGGCCGCGTTGTTGCCTACCGACGAAACCTTCGCACCGGCCATCATCAACCAGGTCAGGACCGCGGTGCAGGGCGAACTCGACGGACAGGCCGGCTGGCGTGTGGTGACGGTCAACCAGAACGGCGTCGACGTCGACGTGCTCCACGAGGTGCCCGGACAACCGGCGCCGTCGATCCGGATCAGCATCGACCGCACCGTGCAGAACGCCGCGCAGCAGGCCGTCAACACCACCGGCAAGCAGGCCATGATCGTGGCGATCAAACCGTCCACCGGTGAGATCCTCGCGGTGGCGCAGAACACCGCCGCCGACGCCGAGGGGCTGATCGCCACCACCGGCCTGTACCCGCCCGGTTCGACGTTCAAGATGATCACCGCGGGTGCGGCCATCGAACGCGACATGGCCACGCCCAACACGTTGCTGCCGTGCCCGGGCACCATCGACATCGGGCATCGCACCGTGCCCAACTACGGCGGCTTCGACCTGGGCACCGTGCCGATGTCCCGGGCGTTCGCGAGCTCGTGCAACACCACCTTCGCCGAGCTGGCCAGCCGGATGCCGCCGCGCGGGCTGACGAACGCGGCCGCCAAGTACGGTATCGGCGCCGACTTCGAGATCGAGGGGCTCAACACCGTGACCGGTTCGGTGCCGCCGACGGTGAACCTGGCCGAACGCACCGAAGACGGCTTCGGGCAGGGCAAGGTGGTGGCCAGCCCGTTCGGCATGGCGTTGGCCGCGGCCACCGTCGCGGCCGGGAAAACCCCAGTGCCCCAACTGATCCAGGGCCGCCAGACCGTGGTGCACGGCGAGATGGAGCCGATCGGCGACAAGATCCTCGACGGGCTGCGGCCGATGATGCGGCTGGTGGTGACCAACGGCACCGCCGAGGACCTGCAGGGCGCCGGCGACGTGCGCGGCAAGACCGGTGAAGCGGAGTTCGCCGGCGGCTCGCATTCCTGGTTCGCCGGTTACCGCGGCGATTTGGCGTTCGCGGCGCTGATCGTCGGCGGTGGGTCCTCGGAGTACGCGGTCCGCATGCTCAAGGGCATGCTCGACGGATTGCCGCCCGACTATCAAGCCTGA
- a CDS encoding GNAT family N-acetyltransferase: MTDVDPRVARREIADALMRALEHRHELLDVVVEAEDYDAAIEAIAAHLGTSARAAEAVLRLSFDRLTKVARRRIVAELEDLNNQLSFTMGEPVRPVDTMVLRPFAPEQDREVFAARTADVRESGDGSRAPAGDLDEEIRAGLRRVNAEEAAWLVAVHGPHKVGMVFGDLVAGEVNVRIWIHPDHRKQGYGTAALRKSRSEMAAYFPAVPLVVRAPAAGS; encoded by the coding sequence ATGACCGATGTCGATCCGAGAGTGGCGCGCAGGGAGATCGCCGACGCGTTGATGCGTGCGCTCGAACACCGTCATGAACTGCTCGACGTCGTCGTCGAGGCCGAGGACTACGACGCGGCCATCGAGGCGATCGCCGCGCACCTGGGCACCTCGGCCCGGGCCGCCGAAGCGGTGCTGCGGCTGTCCTTCGACCGGCTCACCAAGGTGGCGCGGCGCCGGATCGTCGCCGAACTCGAGGATCTGAACAACCAGCTGAGCTTCACCATGGGGGAGCCGGTCCGTCCGGTGGACACCATGGTGCTGCGCCCGTTCGCCCCCGAGCAGGACCGTGAGGTTTTCGCGGCGCGCACGGCCGACGTGCGCGAGTCGGGGGACGGGTCACGGGCGCCCGCCGGTGACCTCGACGAGGAGATCCGCGCCGGGCTGCGACGCGTCAACGCCGAAGAGGCGGCGTGGCTGGTGGCGGTGCACGGCCCGCACAAGGTCGGGATGGTGTTCGGTGACCTGGTGGCCGGCGAGGTCAACGTGCGCATCTGGATTCACCCCGACCACCGCAAGCAGGGCTACGGCACCGCTGCGCTGCGCAAGTCCCGCTCGGAGATGGCCGCCTACTTCCCGGCGGTGCCGTTGGTGGTTCGCGCCCCGGCCGCGGGGTCTTAG
- a CDS encoding GNAT family N-acetyltransferase: MSAPPLFRLAEERRVSVVRDVGAVLRVLDEDPVGSCMVTSRVAEHGVEPSAIGGELWTRRRVSESLCYAGANLIPLRGETADLEAFADKAMSTARRCSSLVGRAELVLPLWQRLERAWGTARDVREDQPLMALSTSPQCATDPAVRPVRADELDAYLVAAIDMFIGEVGIDPRIGDGGRGYRRRVAGLIATGRAWARFDRGQVVFKAEVGSQSPSVGQIQGVWVHPDYRGRGLGTAGTATLASAIVRSGRIASLYVNSFNTVARATYARIGFTEVGTFATVLLD; the protein is encoded by the coding sequence ATGTCGGCTCCGCCGCTTTTCCGTCTCGCCGAGGAGCGACGGGTGTCGGTGGTGCGCGACGTCGGCGCGGTGCTGCGGGTACTCGACGAGGACCCGGTCGGGTCCTGCATGGTCACGTCCCGGGTCGCCGAGCACGGCGTCGAACCGTCGGCCATCGGCGGCGAACTCTGGACGCGGCGGCGGGTGAGCGAATCCCTGTGCTACGCCGGGGCGAATCTCATCCCGTTGCGCGGCGAGACGGCCGATCTGGAGGCCTTCGCCGACAAGGCGATGAGCACCGCGCGGCGCTGTTCCTCGCTGGTGGGTCGCGCAGAGTTGGTGCTGCCGCTGTGGCAGCGTCTGGAGCGGGCCTGGGGCACCGCCCGTGACGTGCGTGAGGACCAGCCGTTGATGGCGTTGAGCACGTCGCCGCAGTGTGCCACCGACCCGGCCGTGCGGCCGGTGCGCGCCGACGAACTCGACGCCTACCTGGTGGCGGCCATCGACATGTTCATCGGCGAGGTCGGCATCGACCCGCGCATCGGCGACGGTGGACGCGGCTACCGCCGTCGGGTGGCCGGGCTGATCGCGACGGGCCGGGCGTGGGCGCGGTTCGACCGGGGCCAAGTGGTGTTCAAGGCCGAAGTCGGTTCGCAGTCACCGTCGGTCGGGCAGATCCAGGGCGTGTGGGTGCATCCCGACTACCGCGGCCGCGGGCTGGGCACCGCAGGCACCGCGACGCTGGCGTCGGCGATCGTGCGCAGCGGCCGCATCGCCAGCCTGTACGTCAACAGCTTCAACACCGTGGCCCGCGCGACGTACGCGCGCATCGGTTTCACCGAGGTCGGCACGTTCGCGACGGTTCTGCTCGACTAA
- the ispG gene encoding flavodoxin-dependent (E)-4-hydroxy-3-methylbut-2-enyl-diphosphate synthase, translating into MTSVAGVGLGMPGLPAPTLAPRRKTRQLMVGDVGIGSDHPIAVQSMTTTKTHDVNSTLQQIAALTATGCDIVRVACPRQEDADALSEIAKHSQIPVIADIHFQPKYIFAAIDAGCAAVRVNPGNIKEFDGRVGEVAKAAGAAGIPIRIGVNAGSLDKRFMEKYGKATPEALVESALWEASLFEEHGFGDIKISVKHNDPVVMVAAYEQLAAQCDYPLHLGVTEAGPAFQGTIKSAVAFGALLSRGIGDTIRVSLSAPPVEEVKVGTQILESLNLRPRGLEIVSCPSCGRAQVDVYKLANEVTAGLEGLDVPLRVAVMGCVVNGPGEAREADLGVASGNGKGQIFVKGEVIKTVPEAQIVETLIEEAMRLAAELGEPVEGGDGQTSASGSPIITVS; encoded by the coding sequence ATGACTTCCGTCGCCGGTGTGGGTCTCGGAATGCCGGGCCTACCCGCCCCGACGTTGGCGCCGCGGCGCAAAACCCGTCAGCTGATGGTCGGCGACGTCGGCATCGGCAGCGACCATCCGATCGCGGTGCAGTCGATGACGACGACCAAGACCCACGACGTCAACTCGACCCTGCAACAGATCGCGGCGTTGACCGCCACCGGCTGCGACATCGTCCGGGTGGCCTGCCCGCGCCAGGAGGACGCCGACGCGCTGTCCGAGATCGCCAAGCACAGCCAGATCCCGGTGATCGCCGACATCCACTTCCAGCCCAAGTACATCTTCGCCGCGATCGACGCCGGTTGTGCCGCCGTGCGGGTGAACCCCGGCAACATCAAGGAGTTCGACGGGCGCGTCGGCGAAGTCGCCAAGGCGGCAGGCGCGGCGGGCATCCCGATCCGCATCGGCGTCAACGCCGGATCCCTGGACAAACGCTTCATGGAGAAGTACGGCAAGGCCACCCCGGAGGCGCTGGTCGAGTCCGCGCTGTGGGAGGCCTCGCTGTTCGAGGAACACGGCTTCGGCGACATCAAGATCAGCGTCAAGCACAACGATCCCGTCGTCATGGTCGCCGCCTATGAGCAACTGGCCGCGCAGTGCGACTACCCGCTGCACCTCGGCGTGACCGAGGCCGGCCCGGCGTTCCAGGGCACCATCAAGTCCGCGGTGGCCTTCGGTGCGCTGCTGTCGCGCGGTATCGGTGACACGATCCGGGTGTCGTTGTCGGCGCCGCCGGTCGAAGAGGTCAAGGTCGGCACCCAGATCCTGGAATCGCTCAACCTGCGCCCGCGGGGCCTGGAGATCGTGTCGTGCCCGTCGTGCGGCCGCGCACAGGTCGATGTCTACAAGTTGGCCAACGAGGTCACCGCCGGGCTGGAGGGCCTGGACGTGCCGCTGCGCGTGGCGGTGATGGGTTGTGTCGTCAACGGTCCCGGTGAGGCCCGTGAGGCGGATCTCGGTGTGGCGTCGGGCAACGGTAAGGGCCAGATCTTCGTCAAGGGCGAGGTGATCAAGACGGTTCCCGAGGCGCAGATCGTGGAGACGCTGATCGAGGAGGCGATGCGGTTGGCCGCCGAACTCGGCGAGCCCGTCGAGGGCGGCGACGGCCAAACATCTGCCAGCGGTTCTCCGATTATCACCGTAAGCTGA
- a CDS encoding M50 family metallopeptidase, giving the protein MMFVIGVVLFALAILISVALHECGHMWVARATGMKVRRYFVGFGPTLWSTRRANKLGETEYGLKAIPLGGFCDIAGMTSVEELAPDEQKYAMYKQKTWKRSAVLAAGPAMNFLIGLVLIYGIAVVWGLPNLHPPTTAVVGETGCVASEVVKGELGDCAGPGPAALAGIQGGDVVVKVGDTPVANFEEMAAAVRERLGPTQLTVQRDENGQTREFTTVVDVTPTQRWTAANDNGPSTVGAIGVSAAQFGPTQYNPLSAVPATFAFTGDLTVELGKSLAKIPTKVGALVHSIGGGERDPETPISVVGASIIGGDTVEAGLWVAFWFFLAQLNFVLGAINLVPLLPFDGGHIAIAVYEKIRNMFRSARGMVAATPVNYLKLMPATYVVLLVVVGYMLLTVTADLVNPIRLFQ; this is encoded by the coding sequence ATGATGTTCGTGATTGGTGTCGTGCTGTTCGCGCTGGCCATCCTGATTTCGGTGGCCCTGCACGAGTGCGGCCACATGTGGGTGGCGCGCGCGACGGGCATGAAGGTGCGCCGCTACTTCGTCGGCTTCGGTCCGACGCTGTGGTCGACGCGGCGAGCCAACAAGCTCGGCGAGACGGAGTACGGCCTCAAGGCCATCCCGTTGGGCGGCTTCTGCGATATCGCCGGCATGACCTCGGTGGAGGAACTGGCGCCCGACGAGCAGAAGTACGCCATGTACAAGCAGAAGACGTGGAAGCGCTCCGCGGTGCTGGCCGCGGGGCCCGCGATGAACTTCCTCATCGGCCTGGTCCTGATCTACGGCATCGCCGTCGTGTGGGGGCTGCCCAACCTGCACCCGCCGACCACCGCCGTCGTCGGCGAAACCGGTTGCGTCGCATCAGAAGTCGTCAAGGGTGAACTCGGCGACTGCGCCGGTCCGGGCCCGGCCGCCCTGGCCGGCATCCAGGGCGGCGACGTCGTGGTCAAGGTCGGCGACACCCCGGTGGCCAACTTCGAGGAGATGGCGGCCGCGGTGCGCGAACGGCTCGGGCCGACCCAGCTGACCGTGCAGCGTGACGAGAACGGCCAGACGCGCGAGTTCACCACCGTCGTCGACGTCACCCCGACCCAGCGCTGGACCGCCGCCAACGACAACGGCCCGTCGACGGTCGGGGCGATCGGGGTCAGCGCCGCCCAGTTCGGCCCCACGCAGTACAACCCGCTCTCGGCGGTGCCTGCGACGTTCGCGTTCACCGGTGACCTGACCGTCGAACTCGGCAAGTCGCTGGCCAAGATCCCCACCAAGGTCGGCGCGCTGGTGCACTCCATCGGCGGTGGCGAACGCGATCCGGAGACCCCGATCAGCGTGGTCGGCGCCAGCATCATCGGCGGCGACACCGTCGAAGCCGGGCTGTGGGTGGCGTTCTGGTTCTTCTTGGCACAGTTGAACTTCGTGCTCGGTGCGATCAACCTCGTTCCGCTGCTGCCGTTTGACGGCGGGCACATCGCGATCGCGGTGTACGAGAAGATCCGCAACATGTTCCGGTCGGCGCGCGGCATGGTGGCGGCGACCCCGGTGAACTACCTCAAGCTCATGCCCGCTACTTACGTAGTCTTGTTGGTGGTGGTCGGCTACATGCTGCTGACCGTGACCGCTGACCTGGTCAACCCGATCAGGCTCTTCCAGTAG